From Nitratidesulfovibrio vulgaris str. Hildenborough, a single genomic window includes:
- a CDS encoding glycosyltransferase family 2 protein produces MTRTPRYSVITPSTGRRPKALSFAIASVERAFCHAGLDMGAVEMLVGFDGVRGERVSAASFIRWFDIPADGDFGNGIRNALLKAARGERLLFLDDDNALTPEAFSLYDAHAGIEMVVGRIDTSASFDIPFLPRPDVHPITPGNVDPLCLCVTRELAVTRCGGWQGSPVMPQAHERHFRYESDFLNIHKYWRRAMSTLLIDAFVGIYDAGCGLDPQGMNTRQTRRALRDRDSTEKS; encoded by the coding sequence ATGACCCGCACGCCGCGCTATTCCGTCATCACCCCCAGCACTGGACGGCGCCCGAAAGCCTTGTCGTTTGCCATAGCAAGCGTCGAGAGGGCGTTCTGTCATGCAGGCCTTGACATGGGTGCGGTCGAAATGCTCGTGGGATTCGACGGAGTGAGGGGCGAAAGGGTATCGGCAGCCTCATTCATTCGCTGGTTCGATATCCCCGCTGACGGAGATTTCGGAAATGGCATACGCAACGCCCTTCTCAAGGCAGCCCGCGGCGAACGTCTTCTTTTCCTGGACGATGACAACGCCCTCACACCGGAAGCCTTCTCCCTATACGACGCCCACGCGGGTATCGAAATGGTCGTAGGGCGCATCGACACCTCCGCCTCCTTCGACATCCCTTTCCTGCCGCGTCCGGATGTACACCCCATCACTCCCGGCAATGTAGACCCCCTATGTCTTTGTGTGACACGTGAACTTGCCGTGACCCGTTGCGGTGGCTGGCAGGGAAGCCCGGTAATGCCTCAGGCACATGAACGCCACTTCCGCTATGAATCTGATTTCCTCAATATCCACAAATATTGGCGCAGGGCCATGAGCACCCTGCTCATAGACGCATTTGTCGGCATCTACGATGCGGGTTGCGGGCTGGACCCGCAGGGCATGAATACGCGACAGACCAGACGC
- a CDS encoding 16S rRNA (uracil(1498)-N(3))-methyltransferase, translating into MRTFFLPSEQWSPPYALTGQEARHLTKVVRVHAGDLIRLLDGAGREGVFRVTGTSRNSVELTPESITTHPEPVSRAVLAVGWGKAVRRSWLMEKAVELEASAIWLWQAEHSQSPVPDDIKESWLAQMVAGAKQSANPWLPALQTLPGGIEELLRASSDFERRFMLWEGETPEALLEAKDVGGVGTTLYVVGPEGGFSAREVKALREGGMMPVSLGQRVLRWETAALLCLGLHWWGRQKPTAGATVEEHP; encoded by the coding sequence GTGCGCACGTTCTTTCTGCCTTCCGAACAGTGGTCGCCTCCCTATGCCCTCACCGGGCAGGAGGCGAGACATCTCACAAAGGTCGTACGCGTACATGCGGGCGACCTCATACGTCTGCTCGACGGGGCCGGACGCGAAGGCGTCTTTCGTGTGACCGGCACCAGTCGCAACAGCGTCGAGCTCACGCCCGAATCCATCACGACCCACCCCGAACCTGTTTCACGCGCCGTGCTGGCGGTGGGATGGGGAAAGGCGGTACGACGCAGCTGGCTCATGGAGAAGGCTGTCGAACTTGAGGCTTCCGCCATCTGGCTATGGCAGGCCGAACACAGCCAGTCCCCCGTGCCGGATGACATCAAGGAGTCGTGGCTCGCCCAGATGGTCGCCGGAGCGAAACAGAGCGCCAACCCGTGGCTGCCCGCGCTCCAGACACTTCCGGGCGGCATCGAGGAATTGCTGCGGGCATCGTCGGACTTCGAGCGCCGTTTCATGCTCTGGGAGGGCGAAACCCCGGAAGCCCTTCTTGAAGCCAAGGATGTGGGCGGGGTCGGAACCACCCTTTATGTCGTCGGCCCTGAAGGAGGATTCTCCGCCCGCGAGGTGAAGGCCCTGCGAGAAGGCGGCATGATGCCCGTCAGCTTGGGGCAACGTGTCCTGCGATGGGAGACAGCCGCCTTGCTGTGTCTCGGACTGCACTGGTGGGGAAGACAAAAGCCCACAGCAGGGGCTACCGTCGAGGAGCATCCATGA
- a CDS encoding replication-associated recombination protein A, which yields MSVRQPLPERLRPTVLEGFVGQTHLTQRIEALLRANRLPSLLLFGPPGCGKSTLALLLAKARSANVLRLSAPEAGLQHLRKQLHGVDILVLDELHRFSKAQQDFFLPLLESGDITMLATTTENPSFSVTRQLLSRLHVLRLRPLGRAELLELGRRGAVAQEVQIEDDVLDLLASMSHGDARTMLNLLEYVAALPEDKRDIEGVRSAMPEIVSRHDKDGDNHYELASALIKSIRGSDPDAALYYLACLLEGGEDPRFVCRRLILSASEDVGLADPQALPLAVACMQAVEYVGMPEGFIPMAQTTVHLALARKSNSTYAAYINAARELKTQGRKGVPLHLRNPSTRLQKEWGYGKGYRYPHSYPEGWIEQEYLPEGLEDRRFYAPRENGEEPRLSAWWRKLQRQRPPRRGSGE from the coding sequence ATGAGCGTACGCCAGCCGCTTCCCGAACGCCTGCGCCCCACTGTGCTTGAAGGTTTCGTGGGGCAGACGCACCTCACGCAGCGCATCGAGGCGCTGTTGCGTGCCAACAGGTTGCCCAGTCTGCTGCTGTTCGGCCCGCCGGGGTGCGGCAAGTCGACACTCGCCCTGCTGCTGGCGAAGGCCCGAAGCGCCAATGTGCTTCGCCTCAGCGCCCCCGAGGCTGGACTTCAACACCTTCGCAAACAATTGCACGGCGTGGACATTCTTGTTCTTGATGAGCTGCACCGTTTTTCGAAGGCACAGCAGGACTTCTTTCTGCCTTTGCTCGAGTCGGGCGACATCACCATGCTCGCCACCACGACCGAGAACCCATCCTTCAGTGTCACGCGGCAGCTTCTTTCCCGGCTGCACGTCCTGAGACTGCGCCCGCTTGGCAGGGCCGAACTTCTTGAGTTGGGACGCCGTGGGGCCGTGGCGCAAGAGGTACAGATTGAAGATGACGTGCTCGACCTTCTGGCCAGCATGTCGCACGGTGATGCCAGAACCATGCTCAATCTGCTTGAGTATGTGGCTGCACTTCCGGAAGACAAGCGCGACATCGAAGGTGTCCGCAGCGCCATGCCGGAAATCGTCAGCCGCCACGACAAGGATGGCGACAACCATTATGAGCTGGCATCGGCCCTCATCAAATCCATCCGTGGCAGCGACCCGGACGCCGCTCTCTACTACCTTGCCTGCCTGCTCGAAGGTGGCGAAGACCCGCGTTTCGTCTGCCGCAGGCTCATCCTCTCCGCTTCGGAGGACGTAGGCCTTGCCGACCCGCAGGCTCTTCCCCTTGCGGTGGCCTGTATGCAGGCAGTGGAGTATGTCGGCATGCCCGAAGGGTTCATTCCCATGGCGCAGACCACTGTGCATCTGGCCCTTGCCCGCAAGAGCAACTCGACCTACGCCGCCTACATCAACGCAGCACGGGAACTGAAAACGCAAGGCCGTAAGGGTGTTCCGTTGCATCTGCGCAATCCTTCCACACGGCTGCAAAAGGAATGGGGCTATGGCAAAGGGTACAGGTATCCCCATAGCTACCCCGAAGGCTGGATAGAGCAGGAATATCTCCCAGAAGGGCTGGAGGACAGACGATTCTACGCACCCCGCGAAAATGGCGAAGAGCCCAGACTCTCGGCATGGTGGCGCAAGCTTCAGCGGCAGCGCCCACCCCGCAGGGGTTCCGGAGAATGA